A stretch of the Erpetoichthys calabaricus chromosome 3, fErpCal1.3, whole genome shotgun sequence genome encodes the following:
- the LOC114649627 gene encoding butyrophilin-like protein 1 produces the protein MFPMDNFLIFSSVVLLSFCNYLVYATDPETEGPIAMCQCSFSTNGNGTSKKLNMKWEKVDGLPSETLLVYPDKRIQVPSFNCSYMEGSDCLIEKLEKTNISLRLKCVKTDHHEKNIGTEKETLADRLGKDNMKVDQVDIQVTVNKTVVAELSYDTVILCSFSGTVELQNSAVYWMRKYPTKSVTVMAYENGLRQPAKENSAYLSRTQLIFDNTTGDASLLLKSVNLADSGVYVCQVGNLKTNKSAEGWMNLTVTASSRTMIVKGIQNHSLTVISNSWYPTVTIQWLDSNGTDITNKSHSEITCNGTMDGLCQIISSYPLDDVHNMDFCISCINPYSYKSTSVIFKYRGPDIEMATKWIGISGLLGALLGGLLGALLYFLQRRCSKKDTQEHELQSECGSLISGQRRDSMEDLRVNM, from the exons ATGTTCCCTATGGATAACTTCCTGATATTTTCTTCAGTGGTCTTGTTATCATTTTGCAATTATTTAG tttacGCTACAGACCCTGAAACTGAGGGTCCCATTGCCATGTGCCAATGCAGTTTCTCCACTAATGGCAATGGTACCTCAAAGAAGCTAAATATGAAGTGGGAGAAGGTGGATGGTCTTCCTAGTGAGACTCTATTAGTGTATCCTGACAAGAGGATTCAGGTACCCAGCTTCAACTGCTCCTACATGGAAGGTTCAGACTGCCTCATAGAGAAGCTGGAGAAAACTAATATCTCCTTACGGCTTAAGTGTGTGAAGACAGATCACCATGAGAAAAACATAGGCACAGAGAAAGAAACCTTAGCTGATAGACTTGGGAAAGACAACATGAAAGTTGATCAAGTAG ATATTCAAGTCACAGTCAATAAGACAGTTGTTGCTGAGCTTTCCTATGACACTGTCATTCTCTGCAGTTTCAGTGGTACTGTTGAACTACAGAATTCTGCAGTTTACTGGATGAGAAAATACCCCACAAAAAGTGTCACTGTAATGGCATATGAAAATGGGCTCAGGCAGCCAGCTAAAGAAAACTCAGCATACTTGAGCAGAACCCAACTGATATTCGACAACACAACTGGTGATGCCTCACTGCTTCTGAAGAGTGTAAACCTGGCAGACAGCGGGGTCTACGTGTGTCAGGTTGGAAATCTAAAAACAAACAagtcagcagaaggatggatgAACCTGACAGTGACTG CATCTTCAAGAACAATGATTGTTAAAGGCATCCAGAATCATAGTCTCACTGTAATTTCCAATTCATGGTACCCtactgtaacaatacaatggcTAGATAGTAATGGAACGGACATTACAAACAAATCTCATTCAGAAATCACGTGCAACGGCACCATGGATGGACTTTGTCAGATTATCTCCTCTTATCCTCTTGATGATGTCCACAACATGGATTTCTGCATCTCCTGTATTAATCCTTACAGTTACAAGTCAACATCGGTGATCTTCAAGTACAGAg GTCCAGACATTGAGATGGCAACTAAATGGATAGGAATCTCAGGATTACTAGGGGCACTACTAGGAGGATTACTTGGAGCTCTTCTGTACTTCTTACAGAGACGCTGCTCTAAAAAAGACACTCAAG aacatGAACTACAATCTGAGTGCGGTTCCTTAATTTCTGGACAGAGAAGAGATTCTATGGAGG ATCTCCGTGTAAATATGTGA